A stretch of the Massilia sp. W12 genome encodes the following:
- a CDS encoding amino acid adenylation domain-containing protein — translation MNTPHKLEQLQRAVLLKQLAKTRQDAAIQPSSLPQADRSRPLPQSCAQQRLWFLAELGDAGSRAYNMTGGWRLSGVLQLDALRQALDCLVQRHESLRTTFHNLNGEAIQVVTPAGAGMPLRELDLRPGAALAQHMTLEQLIAAETEQRFDLSHGPLLRATLARCADAEHALLLSMHHIISDGWSIGVLTKELAQLYSAFVNGQDNPLPPLTVQYADYAAWERERMSGALVARESAFWRATLADAPALLRLPYDYPRPAVQRHLGHIIRLMLPLSLLQRLQLLSQQHGVTLFMSLLAGWALVISRHSGQQDVIIGTAVANRMHKACESLIGFFVNTLALRIQLKPEMRVADLLQSVKQIALEAFSHQELPFARVVEAVQPDRSLSHNPLIQVMFALQNAAEGELHMPGLRVTALTAPHSTTQFDLSLSMTERPDGLEAALEYSSDLFQQASVERILQQFQTLLEGMTQDGDQTVARLPLLNAQQYQQLIRDFNRTGAAFPRHATLPQLFEAQVAQTPQAEALIFQEQRITYAELNQRANRLAHLLLQNGVQNEDRVAICLPRSADMLIAILATLKAGAAYVPLDPAYPAQRLNYMLQDSAPQSVISTSAYADLADWPAHRLLCLDSVAAQLASQSDANPALPASAAQLAYVMYTSGSTGQPKGVMVEQRNIMRLVLGQQYAPITAQDCVVHCANPAFDAATWEIWAALLHGARLLVIAHDTLLDPHAFANTLQAEQANVLHLTIGLFNQYADPLAQVFGQLKYLLFGGERADLGTVLRVLGQRLPGRLVHCYGPTETTTFATTYRIAPGAALPGALPIGKPIANTSIYILDAQLQPVPLGVPGEIYIGGEGVTRGYWRQPELTRERFLPDPFSATPQQRMYRSGDLGRWLPDGNIEYLGRNDMQIKIRGYRIEPGEIEAKLATLPEVQEALVMAREDQPGNKMLVAYIVPDQARLLATDALEQEAVATWQRVFDAQVKVDDNAAIDAEFDISGWNSSYTRQAMPPADMREWRDAIVTRIAAFAPQRILEVGCGTGLLLFPLARQAEHYVGADLSGQTLARLAQHIKRDPGLAAKVELHQMQASDIGAIPAQTFDTVIINSVSQYFPDIAYLQSVLSQAVQHISGSGRIFLGDVRRYALLSSFHAAVQASQAEDSMSPSQLLSLVKQRVLTEQELLVEPEWFDTLRAALPRISHIEVLPKQTRAYNEMSAYRYDVVLHIDGAPPAQLTPHWFDASQLRAADDLQALFDVVDAPLFGLLQLPNPHVAGDALLLEYLHHGAPVRNVAELRESVRQHCPAGVYATELAQLCAARGWGLQLSWRQGAENGAYDALIHQHGPLPAFDWRQAPSRTGCVADGRKLHSSPTLAKTIAGLPARLRRELSALLPEFMTPSAFIVLPAIPLTAHGKPDRSALPAPNLHPANKLSMAPRTPLETAIAQEFAALLGVEKVSIEDSFFDMGGHSLLAVRLLSKLRQSLHVELQLQDVFATPTVSGLARRVQQSGSGSEAAIPPVSRERTLPLSWAQQRLWFLDQLDPAASAAYHMSACFELSGALQATALQAALDALVARHETLRTRFAADAGQACQVIDTAERGCALELHDLQHLQDAAQDAACAAIIEEVLTRRFDLQQGPLFRCALLACAEQRHILTLVNHHIISDGWSIGILVRELSALYQAFCAKQANPLPALPIQYADYAVWQRQSLQGEALQAQLEFWRSALAGAPPLLELPADHVRPPRQSYRGGAVPLHFSVELSRRLKALAQRNGVTLFMCMLAGLGVLLARLSGQHDIVIGAPAANRQRPEVEGLIGFFVNTLALRIQYDPALNVAELLQQVKASALAAYQHQELPFEQVVEALQPARSLGYSPIFQVMLALDSDATQSELQLPGLRLIPREQPFNAAQFDLALTLSEQHGCISGQIEFARDLFEAETIQRYALHLQTLLCGMADADTQPLAELPLLAPQQRHILLNGFNPVPQRKAEYGLIHQMVAAQAALHPAALALEYEGVQLSYAELEQRANQLAHFLITRGARPDQRILLCMERGIEAVCAILGILKAGAAYVPLEANLPLERVMRIAGDCGARIALVAGAGALSDALSALQVQVFDMCAPLWLNCPSSAPQVSGLTPEHLAYVIYTSGSSGTPKGVMLEHRHIVASTIARNAVYQHYTRFLHLSSLSFDSSLAGLFGTLSSGGAIFMLERSAAQDPLEIVNAICRHQISSVESVPLLAPFILERLEARAYRGLKELVVAGETCPASLREKALRFDPPLALFNEYGPTEAAVWATVHRCQAGERGPVSIGKPIANYRVFVLDALQQPVPIGVAGELYIGGDGVARGYLNQAQLSARHFLHLPQIDSGRLYRSGDMARWRADGNLEFLGRTDAQVKIRGFRVELEEVRSQLLRCDGVREAAVFTREDAQGGLQLAACLVAHPGADLHADALRQQLRGMLADYMMPNVFLFAPALPLTPNGKLDLPALRTLEGESIESHHAAPAQGALEESIARAFQETLGGKLPGRFENFFALGGHSLLAARLIAKLSQMLERELPLRLIFSHPSVALLSTALSGESTAQRADNLTQIRVAGDLPPLFLVHAGDGEIAYCHALARWITPGRPIYGLSALGLNGETAPLTDLRQIAKTYLARIRKVQTHGPYCLAGWSAGGSIAYLMAQELLQAGEQLHFLGMFDTLCDYRNLPPASSAAPALTLAAGLHGYSQHRMAVQEALAQALLSYQALPLQGTNPVWLFVAAEEERGNNIQNWRSLLGQRLRIRYAPGDHYSMMENAHIDKLGGAISALLDCADLANTHAHAAHRNTFEEITS, via the coding sequence ATGAATACGCCACATAAACTCGAACAATTACAACGCGCCGTTTTGCTCAAGCAATTGGCCAAAACCAGACAGGACGCGGCAATTCAGCCAAGCAGCTTGCCGCAAGCCGATCGCAGCCGCCCGCTGCCGCAATCCTGCGCTCAACAACGCTTATGGTTTTTGGCCGAATTGGGCGATGCCGGCAGCCGCGCCTACAATATGACCGGCGGCTGGCGGCTGAGCGGCGTACTGCAACTCGACGCGCTTCGCCAAGCCTTGGATTGCCTGGTGCAACGCCATGAAAGCCTGCGCACCACCTTCCACAATCTGAATGGCGAAGCGATTCAAGTGGTCACGCCGGCCGGCGCCGGCATGCCTTTGCGTGAACTGGATTTGCGTCCCGGCGCAGCGCTGGCGCAACACATGACCTTGGAGCAATTGATTGCGGCGGAAACGGAGCAACGCTTTGATCTCAGTCATGGCCCGCTGCTGCGCGCCACCCTGGCGCGTTGTGCCGACGCTGAACACGCCTTGCTGCTGTCGATGCATCACATCATTTCCGACGGTTGGTCGATCGGCGTACTGACCAAGGAACTCGCGCAATTGTATAGCGCGTTTGTCAACGGGCAGGACAATCCGCTGCCGCCGCTGACCGTGCAATACGCCGATTACGCCGCCTGGGAGCGAGAGCGCATGAGCGGCGCGCTGGTGGCGCGGGAAAGCGCATTCTGGCGCGCCACGCTGGCCGATGCGCCTGCGCTGCTACGCCTGCCTTACGATTATCCGCGCCCGGCAGTGCAACGTCACCTTGGACATATCATCCGTCTCATGTTGCCGCTCTCATTGCTGCAGCGTTTGCAGCTCTTATCGCAGCAACATGGCGTCACGCTGTTTATGAGCTTGCTGGCCGGCTGGGCGCTGGTGATCAGCCGCCACAGCGGGCAACAGGATGTCATCATCGGCACAGCAGTCGCTAACCGCATGCATAAAGCATGCGAATCCCTGATCGGATTCTTTGTCAATACGCTCGCATTGCGCATCCAACTCAAGCCGGAAATGCGTGTGGCGGACTTGCTGCAAAGCGTGAAACAAATTGCACTCGAAGCTTTTTCGCATCAGGAATTGCCGTTTGCGCGCGTGGTAGAGGCGGTGCAGCCGGATCGCAGTTTGAGCCATAACCCGCTGATCCAGGTTATGTTCGCCCTGCAAAACGCCGCCGAAGGCGAATTGCACATGCCTGGCTTGCGCGTCACAGCCCTGACCGCGCCGCACAGCACCACCCAATTCGATCTCTCGCTCTCAATGACCGAGCGGCCCGACGGGCTGGAAGCAGCGCTGGAGTATTCCAGCGATTTGTTCCAGCAAGCCAGTGTCGAACGCATCTTGCAGCAATTCCAAACCCTGCTGGAAGGCATGACGCAAGACGGGGATCAGACTGTGGCGCGGCTGCCCTTGCTGAATGCGCAGCAATATCAGCAATTGATCCGCGACTTCAACCGCACCGGGGCCGCCTTCCCGCGCCACGCCACACTGCCGCAATTGTTTGAGGCCCAGGTCGCCCAAACGCCGCAGGCTGAGGCATTGATCTTCCAAGAGCAACGCATCACGTATGCAGAATTGAATCAGCGCGCCAACCGTCTCGCCCATCTTTTGCTGCAAAACGGCGTGCAAAACGAAGACCGGGTCGCGATTTGTCTGCCGCGCAGCGCCGATATGCTGATCGCAATCCTGGCCACCCTCAAAGCTGGCGCCGCCTACGTCCCGCTCGACCCGGCCTATCCGGCCCAGCGTTTGAATTACATGCTGCAAGACAGCGCGCCGCAAAGCGTTATCAGCACAAGCGCCTATGCGGATCTGGCCGACTGGCCGGCGCACCGCCTGCTCTGCCTCGACAGCGTTGCCGCGCAGCTGGCAAGCCAGTCCGACGCCAATCCCGCCCTGCCCGCCAGCGCCGCCCAATTGGCGTATGTGATGTACACCTCCGGCTCCACTGGCCAGCCAAAAGGCGTGATGGTCGAACAGCGCAATATCATGCGCTTAGTGCTGGGCCAACAGTACGCCCCGATCACCGCCCAGGATTGCGTCGTGCATTGCGCCAATCCCGCCTTTGACGCCGCCACCTGGGAAATCTGGGCCGCCCTGCTGCACGGCGCACGCCTGCTGGTGATCGCGCATGACACCTTGCTCGATCCGCACGCTTTCGCCAATACGCTGCAAGCCGAACAGGCGAATGTGCTGCACCTGACCATCGGCCTCTTCAATCAATACGCCGATCCGCTGGCGCAAGTGTTCGGACAACTCAAATATTTATTATTCGGCGGCGAGCGCGCTGATCTCGGCACGGTCTTGCGTGTGCTCGGCCAGCGTCTGCCCGGCCGCCTGGTGCATTGCTACGGCCCGACTGAAACCACCACCTTCGCCACCACCTATCGCATCGCGCCCGGCGCCGCGCTGCCCGGCGCTTTGCCGATCGGTAAACCAATTGCCAACACCAGCATCTATATTCTGGATGCGCAGCTGCAACCGGTTCCACTCGGCGTGCCGGGTGAAATCTATATCGGCGGCGAGGGCGTGACGCGCGGCTATTGGCGGCAGCCTGAACTGACCCGGGAACGTTTCCTGCCCGATCCTTTCTCCGCCACTCCGCAACAGCGCATGTATCGCAGCGGCGACCTTGGCCGCTGGCTGCCGGATGGCAATATCGAATATCTCGGCCGCAATGATATGCAGATCAAGATCCGTGGCTATCGCATCGAACCCGGCGAAATCGAAGCCAAACTGGCCACCCTGCCTGAGGTGCAAGAAGCGCTGGTGATGGCGCGCGAAGATCAGCCAGGCAACAAGATGCTGGTTGCGTATATTGTGCCGGATCAAGCCAGGCTGCTGGCGACTGATGCGCTGGAGCAAGAAGCGGTCGCCACCTGGCAACGGGTGTTCGACGCCCAAGTCAAGGTCGATGACAATGCTGCGATTGACGCGGAATTCGACATTTCCGGTTGGAACAGCAGTTACACACGGCAAGCCATGCCGCCTGCCGACATGCGCGAATGGCGCGACGCCATCGTTACGCGCATCGCCGCCTTTGCGCCACAACGTATTCTGGAAGTCGGCTGTGGCACGGGCTTGCTCTTATTCCCCCTGGCGCGCCAGGCCGAACACTATGTGGGCGCAGATTTGTCCGGCCAAACCCTGGCCAGGCTGGCGCAACATATCAAGCGCGACCCGGGATTGGCGGCGAAAGTCGAATTGCACCAGATGCAGGCAAGCGATATTGGAGCCATCCCGGCGCAAACCTTTGATACCGTGATCATCAATTCGGTATCGCAGTATTTTCCAGATATCGCCTATTTGCAATCCGTGCTCAGTCAGGCTGTGCAACACATTTCAGGCAGCGGCCGCATCTTCCTGGGCGACGTGCGCCGTTATGCTTTGCTGTCCAGTTTCCATGCTGCGGTGCAAGCCAGTCAGGCGGAAGATTCTATGTCCCCCTCGCAATTACTAAGCCTGGTCAAACAACGCGTACTGACGGAACAAGAGTTATTGGTGGAGCCTGAGTGGTTCGATACTCTGCGCGCCGCCTTGCCGCGCATCAGCCATATCGAGGTCTTGCCCAAGCAAACACGTGCATACAATGAAATGTCGGCTTATCGTTATGACGTGGTGCTGCATATCGACGGCGCGCCGCCAGCGCAGCTGACGCCGCACTGGTTTGACGCCAGCCAGCTGCGCGCGGCAGACGATTTGCAAGCTTTATTCGATGTGGTGGATGCGCCGCTGTTCGGCTTGCTGCAATTACCGAATCCGCATGTGGCGGGGGATGCCCTGCTGCTGGAATATCTGCACCACGGCGCGCCGGTGCGCAATGTGGCGGAATTGCGCGAAAGCGTGCGCCAGCATTGCCCCGCCGGCGTGTACGCCACTGAGCTGGCGCAGCTGTGTGCGGCGCGCGGCTGGGGTTTGCAGCTCAGCTGGCGTCAGGGAGCGGAGAATGGCGCTTATGATGCGCTGATCCATCAACACGGCCCGCTTCCGGCATTTGATTGGCGACAGGCTCCGTCAAGGACAGGCTGCGTAGCAGACGGCCGCAAATTGCACAGCAGCCCGACGCTGGCGAAAACCATTGCCGGATTGCCTGCGCGTCTGCGGCGCGAATTGAGCGCCCTGCTGCCGGAATTCATGACGCCATCCGCCTTCATCGTGCTGCCAGCGATTCCGCTGACGGCGCACGGCAAACCGGATCGCAGCGCACTCCCGGCGCCGAATCTGCATCCCGCCAACAAGCTCAGCATGGCCCCGCGCACACCACTGGAAACCGCCATCGCGCAGGAATTCGCAGCCTTGCTTGGCGTGGAAAAAGTCAGCATAGAAGACAGTTTCTTTGACATGGGCGGGCACTCCCTGCTGGCGGTGCGTCTATTGAGCAAACTGCGACAAAGCCTGCATGTGGAATTGCAATTGCAAGACGTGTTCGCCACACCGACAGTGAGCGGATTGGCGCGCCGGGTGCAACAAAGCGGGAGCGGATCTGAAGCCGCCATCCCGCCCGTGTCGCGCGAACGCACACTGCCGCTTTCCTGGGCCCAGCAACGCTTATGGTTCCTTGACCAACTCGACCCCGCCGCCAGCGCCGCCTATCATATGTCAGCGTGTTTTGAACTCAGCGGCGCATTGCAAGCCACCGCGCTGCAAGCGGCGCTTGATGCGCTGGTGGCGCGTCATGAAACTCTACGCACCCGTTTTGCTGCAGACGCCGGTCAGGCCTGTCAAGTCATCGACACCGCCGAACGCGGCTGCGCACTTGAGCTGCACGATTTGCAGCACTTGCAAGACGCGGCGCAAGATGCGGCATGCGCGGCGATTATCGAAGAAGTGTTAACGCGCCGCTTCGATCTGCAACAGGGCCCCTTGTTCCGCTGCGCCTTGCTGGCCTGCGCCGAACAACGGCACATCTTGACGCTGGTGAATCATCACATCATTTCAGATGGCTGGTCGATCGGCATCCTGGTGCGCGAATTGAGCGCTTTATACCAAGCCTTCTGCGCGAAGCAGGCCAATCCTTTACCCGCGCTGCCGATTCAATATGCCGATTACGCGGTCTGGCAACGCCAGTCGCTGCAAGGCGAGGCGCTGCAGGCACAACTGGAATTCTGGCGCAGCGCCCTGGCCGGTGCGCCGCCCTTGCTGGAACTGCCAGCCGACCATGTGCGCCCGCCGCGCCAAAGCTACCGGGGTGGCGCAGTACCGCTGCATTTTTCGGTGGAATTGAGCCGCCGCCTGAAAGCGCTGGCGCAACGCAATGGCGTCACCCTGTTCATGTGTATGCTGGCCGGGCTCGGCGTGCTGCTGGCGCGTTTAAGCGGACAACACGATATCGTGATTGGCGCTCCCGCCGCCAATCGTCAGCGGCCGGAAGTGGAAGGCTTGATCGGCTTCTTCGTGAATACCCTGGCCTTGCGCATCCAATACGATCCCGCGCTCAACGTGGCGGAATTGTTGCAGCAAGTCAAAGCCAGCGCGCTGGCCGCCTACCAACACCAGGAACTGCCTTTCGAGCAGGTGGTGGAAGCGCTGCAGCCGGCGCGCAGCTTGGGTTACAGCCCGATTTTTCAGGTCATGCTGGCCTTGGATAGCGACGCCACACAAAGCGAATTGCAACTGCCGGGTCTGCGCCTGATCCCACGCGAGCAGCCATTCAACGCAGCACAATTCGATCTGGCTCTGACCTTGAGCGAACAACATGGCTGCATCAGCGGACAAATCGAATTCGCACGCGATCTGTTTGAAGCAGAAACCATACAACGCTATGCGCTGCATTTGCAAACGCTGTTGTGCGGCATGGCGGACGCCGACACGCAGCCCCTCGCAGAATTACCCTTGCTGGCGCCACAGCAGCGCCACATCCTGCTGAACGGATTCAACCCAGTCCCGCAGCGCAAAGCGGAATATGGATTAATCCATCAGATGGTGGCGGCGCAAGCCGCTTTGCATCCCGCTGCGCTGGCGCTGGAATATGAGGGCGTCCAACTCAGTTACGCCGAATTGGAACAACGCGCGAATCAGCTCGCGCATTTCCTGATCACGCGCGGCGCACGCCCGGATCAACGCATTTTGCTATGCATGGAACGCGGCATTGAGGCGGTATGCGCAATTTTGGGCATTCTCAAAGCCGGCGCCGCCTATGTCCCGCTGGAAGCCAATCTGCCATTAGAGCGTGTGATGCGGATTGCCGGCGACTGCGGGGCCCGCATCGCCCTGGTGGCAGGCGCAGGCGCGCTCTCTGACGCGCTAAGCGCCTTGCAAGTCCAGGTCTTCGATATGTGCGCGCCGCTTTGGCTGAATTGCCCTTCGAGCGCGCCACAGGTGAGCGGGCTGACCCCGGAACATCTGGCATATGTGATCTACACCTCAGGCTCCAGCGGGACGCCAAAGGGCGTGATGCTGGAGCACCGCCATATCGTCGCCTCGACCATCGCACGGAATGCGGTATACCAGCACTACACGCGCTTCTTGCATCTTTCTTCGCTTTCTTTTGACAGCTCGCTGGCCGGGCTGTTCGGGACCCTGAGCAGCGGCGGCGCGATATTCATGCTCGAACGCAGCGCAGCGCAAGATCCGCTGGAAATCGTCAACGCGATTTGCCGCCACCAGATCAGCAGCGTCGAATCAGTCCCCTTGCTAGCCCCGTTCATCCTGGAACGCCTGGAGGCGCGCGCTTATCGCGGTTTGAAAGAACTCGTGGTGGCTGGCGAAACATGTCCCGCCAGCCTGCGCGAGAAAGCCTTGCGCTTTGACCCGCCGTTAGCCTTGTTCAACGAATATGGCCCGACCGAGGCCGCAGTCTGGGCCACGGTGCATCGTTGCCAGGCCGGCGAACGCGGCCCGGTGTCGATTGGCAAACCAATCGCCAACTACCGGGTCTTTGTGCTAGATGCGCTACAACAACCGGTTCCAATCGGCGTTGCCGGTGAGCTGTACATCGGCGGCGATGGCGTGGCGCGCGGCTATTTGAATCAGGCGCAACTGAGCGCGCGACATTTCCTGCATTTGCCTCAGATCGACAGCGGACGCCTGTACCGCAGCGGCGATATGGCGCGCTGGCGCGCCGATGGCAATCTGGAATTCCTCGGCCGCACCGACGCACAAGTCAAAATCCGCGGTTTCCGGGTCGAACTCGAAGAAGTCAGATCACAATTACTGCGTTGTGATGGGGTGCGCGAGGCCGCCGTTTTCACCCGCGAAGACGCGCAGGGCGGTTTGCAATTGGCTGCCTGCCTGGTCGCCCATCCCGGCGCCGACTTGCATGCCGACGCACTGCGTCAGCAATTGCGCGGCATGCTGGCCGATTACATGATGCCGAATGTGTTTCTATTTGCGCCCGCGTTGCCATTGACGCCGAACGGCAAATTGGATCTGCCAGCCCTGCGCACGTTGGAAGGCGAGAGCATAGAGTCGCATCATGCCGCGCCGGCGCAAGGCGCTTTGGAAGAAAGCATCGCGCGCGCCTTCCAGGAAACGCTGGGCGGCAAGCTGCCAGGCCGTTTTGAGAATTTCTTTGCACTGGGCGGGCATTCTTTACTCGCGGCGCGCTTGATCGCCAAGCTCAGTCAAATGCTCGAACGCGAACTGCCGCTGCGTCTCATCTTTTCTCACCCCAGTGTGGCCCTGTTGAGCACAGCGCTGAGTGGGGAAAGCACCGCACAGCGCGCAGATAATTTGACGCAAATCCGCGTCGCAGGCGATTTGCCGCCACTATTCCTGGTACACGCCGGCGACGGCGAAATCGCCTATTGCCACGCACTCGCGCGCTGGATTACGCCGGGGCGGCCGATTTACGGCCTGTCCGCACTCGGTTTGAACGGCGAAACGGCGCCGCTCACAGATTTAAGACAAATCGCTAAAACATATCTGGCGCGCATCCGCAAAGTGCAAACGCATGGCCCTTACTGCCTGGCGGGCTGGTCGGCTGGCGGCAGTATTGCCTATCTGATGGCGCAGGAATTGCTGCAAGCGGGTGAGCAACTGCATTTTCTCGGCATGTTTGACACGCTCTGCGATTACCGCAACTTGCCACCTGCCTCCTCTGCCGCGCCAGCGCTGACATTGGCCGCCGGATTGCACGGCTACAGCCAGCACCGCATGGCGGTGCAGGAAGCGCTGGCGCAAGCCCTACTCAGCTATCAAGCTCTGCCGTTACAAGGGACAAACCCGGTCTGGCTGTTTGTCGCTGCGGAAGAAGAACGCGGAAACAACATCCAAAATTGGCGCAGCCTCTTGGGTCAACGGCTGCGCATCCGCTACGCGCCGGGCGACCATTATTCCATGATGGAAAACGCCCATATCGACAAATTGGGCGGCGCCATCAGCGCACTGCTGGATTGCGCTGATTTGGCAAACACGCATGCGCACGCCGCACATCGCAACACTTTTGAGGAAATCACATCATGA
- a CDS encoding ACT domain-containing protein codes for MTDCKLNLLVLAGEYVVAHLTSLAQLHPAPLSGQAMYSLTVTPDELSFIGPAGMMPPGLQAESRGWRCLRIDGELAFDQVGVVATVSSAIAAQGISVFAISSHDRDHFLVQAADLPQAILQLRMAGCNVNEANV; via the coding sequence ATGACCGATTGCAAACTGAACCTGCTCGTACTCGCTGGCGAATATGTGGTCGCCCATCTCACTTCGCTGGCGCAATTGCATCCGGCCCCGCTCAGCGGGCAAGCAATGTATTCGCTCACCGTCACCCCGGATGAGCTTTCATTCATCGGCCCGGCCGGCATGATGCCGCCCGGATTACAAGCCGAAAGTCGCGGCTGGCGCTGCCTGCGCATTGACGGCGAACTGGCCTTTGATCAGGTCGGCGTAGTAGCCACGGTCAGCTCCGCCATCGCCGCTCAAGGCATCAGCGTGTTCGCCATTTCCAGCCACGACCGCGATCACTTTCTGGTGCAAGCCGCCGATTTGCCGCAAGCAATCCTGCAATTGCGCATGGCAGGCTGCAATGTGAATGAAGCAAACGTCTGA